A DNA window from Castanea sativa cultivar Marrone di Chiusa Pesio chromosome 7, ASM4071231v1 contains the following coding sequences:
- the LOC142643700 gene encoding O-fucosyltransferase 16-like, whose protein sequence is METLSSLTTASSQSEEENQQQQQQQNIQSEQFLLLHSHNNHHQSFQCSSSSSSSSSDTTTNTTVPPLSIHLSFTNAAAEENTATTKTEIVMMKKKKRLMNNNMGSNGVVLASLMYHLRRKRRLHRHVFPLLSVISGCFLLLFAAFSLPLHSVNNAVELRSGSDSDPFPASSVPASGGGSLLGRDLWRTSFSELYTGCSNASDKFARANVKTIPNRYLLIDTSGGLNQQRTGITDAVVAAYILNATLVVPQLDQKSFWKDTSVFAEIFDVDQFISFLSKDVKIVKEIPPNGGKVLSPYTMRVPRKCNPKCYQSRVLPVLIKKHAVRLSKFDYRLSNKLGTQLQRLRCRVNYHALTFTDSIVEMGKKLVGRMRMKSKHFIALHLRFEPDMLAFSGCDYGGGEKERIELGKIRKRWKTLHTRNPDKVRRHGRCPLTPEEVGLMLRALGFGSDVHLYVASGEVYGGEETLAPLKALFPNFHSKETIASQKELAPFSSFSSRMAALDFIVCDESDVFVTNNNGNMARMLAGRRRYFGHKPTIRPNAKKLYRLFMNRNNMTWEEFASNVRTFQIGFMGEPNEVKPGRGEFHENPVSCICEKSGKKAEVVLIPQNETHNRNTSGKEDNTNKDTGDVTDEQSMEDELEWSDMDYVENVNRLQGKGFPNGTESDPNISLKPELPELAEELFSD, encoded by the exons ATGGAGACGCTGTCGTCTCTGACGACAGCGTCGTCACAGAGCGAAGAAGAAaaccaacaacagcaacaacaacaaaatatacaaagcgagcagtttcttcttcttcacagtCACAATAATCATCATCAGAGCTTTCAAtgttcttcgtcttcttcttcttcttcttcagacaCAACCACAAACACAACAGTTCCTCCGCTCTCTATTCATCTCTCTTTCACGAACGCTGCAGCAGAAGAAAACACAGCAACAACGAAAACGGAGATAGttatgatgaagaagaagaagagattgatgaataataatatgGGCAGTAACGGCGTCGTTTTAGCCAGCCTCATGTACCATTTGCGTCGTAAACGGCGTCTCCACCGCCACGTTTTCCCTCTCCTCTCCGTTATCTCCGGTtgcttcctcctcctcttcgccgctttctctctccctctccacTCC GTTAACAATGCGGTGGAGCTCCGGTCGGGTTCGGACTCGGATCCTTTTCCAGCTTCCAGCGTACCG GCAAGTGGAGGAGGGAGCTTATTAGGCCGAGATTTGTGGAGAACGAGTTTCTCCGAGTTGTATACAGGTTGCAGTAATGCCAGCGATAAGTTTGCAA GGGCTAATGTGAAAACGATTCCAAATCGGTACTTGTTGATTGATACTAGTGGAGGCTTGAATCAACAAAGAACAggg ATAACAGACGCTGTTGTTGCAGCTTACATATTGAATGCTACTCTTGTTGTTCCCCAACTGGATCAGAAATCTTTTTGGAAGGATACCAG TGTGTTTGCTGAAATCTTTGACGTGGACCAATTTATCTCCTTTCTTTCAAAAGATGTTAAAATCGTTAAAGAGATTCCACCAAACGGAGGGAAAGTCTTGAGTCCATATACCATGCGTGTTCCAAGGAAGTGTAATCCAAAATGCTACCAGAGCCGTGTTTTACCTGTTCTTATAAAAAAGCAT GCTGTTCGGCTCTCTAAGTTTGATTACAGGCTTTCAAACAAGTTGGGTACTCAATTACAAAGGCTGAGATGTAGAGTTAACTACCATGCTTTAACATTTACCGATTCTATTGTTGAAATGGGAAAAAAGTTGGTTGGGAGGATGAGGATGAAAAGCAAGCATTTCATTGCCCTGCATTTGAG GTTTGAACCTGATATGCTTGCATTTTCTGGATGCGATTATGGTgggggagaaaaagaaagaattgaacTTGGTAAAATACGGAAGAGGTGGAAAACTTTACAT ACAAGAAACCCTGACAAAGTTCGAAGGCATGGACGATGCCCACTCACTCCGGAGGAAGTTGGTCTTATGCTAAGAGCATTGGGTTTTGGAAGTGATGTTCACTTGTATGTGGCATCAGGTGAAGTATATGGAGGTGAAGAGACATTGGCACCGCTCAAAGCACTCTTTccaaattttcattcaaaagaaACTATAGCCAGCCAGAAGGAGTTGGCTCCATTTTCATCATTCTCTTCTCGCATGGCTGCGCTAGACTTCATTGTTTGTGATGAAAGTGATGTTTTTGTCACCAATAACAACGGCAATATGGCTAGAATGTTAGCTGGGCGAAG AAGATACTTTGGGCACAAACCAACAATCCGTCCAAATGCTAAAAAGCTGTACCGGTTGTTCATGAACCGAAATAACATGACATGGGAAGAGTTTGCCTCCAATGTCCGAACTTTTCAGATTGGCTTCATGGGAGAGCCAAATGAGGTGAAGCCTGGCAGGGGTGAATTTCATGAGAACCCTGTATCATGCATATGTGAGAAGTCCGGGAAAAAGGCCGAGGTGGTTTTGATTCCCCAAAATGAAACTCATAATCGCAATACAAGTGGCAAGGAGGATAACACAAATAAAGATACTGGTGATGTGACAGACGAGCAGTCAATGGAGGATGAGCTAGAATGGTCTGATATGGATTATGTGGAGAATGTAAATAGGCTTCAAGGGAAAGGGTTCCCTAATGGAACAGAATCAGATCCTAATATTTCACTTAAACCTGAGCTACCAGAATTAGCAGAAGAGTTATTTTCGGACTAA
- the LOC142642218 gene encoding protein HIGH CHLOROPHYLL FLUORESCENCE PHENOTYPE 244, chloroplastic: MALRLPTQLATPGKFHHHHHHHSKTSVSWKRTIAPDAAHFSPLSSSTSTGRCNVGPPRVVMCTAEAETVGVVNLAPGTPVRPTSILVVGATGTLGRQVVRRALDEGYEVRCLVRPRPAPADFLRDWGAIVVNADLSKPETIPATLVGIHTIIDCATGRPEEPIRKVDWEGKVALIQCAKAMGIQKYVFFSIHNCDKHPEVPLMEIKYCTEKFLQDSGLNHIIIRLCGFMQGLIGQYAVPILEEKSVWGTDAATRIAYMDTQDIARLTFIGLRNEEINGKLLTFAGPRAWTTQEVITLCERLAGQDANVTTVPVSVLRLTRQVTRFFEWTNDVADRLTFAEVLTSDIVFSAPMNETYKLLGVDVKDVVTLEKYLQDYFTNILKKLKDLKAQSKQTDIYF, from the exons ATGGCGTTGAGGCTGCCCACTCAGCTGGCGACACCTGGCAaattccaccaccaccaccaccaccacagtAAAACCTCAGTGTCATGGAAGCGCACTATAGCACCGGACGCCGCTCATTTCTcccctctttcttcttcaacttcCACCG GGAGATGCAATGTGGGGCCGCCGAGGGTGGTGATGTGCACGGCGGAGGCGGAGACAGTAGGGGTAGTGAACCTAGCTCCGGGGACCCCGGTGAGGCCAACGAGCATACTGGTGGTTGGTGCGACGGGAACTCTAGGAAGGCAGGTTGTGAGGCGTGCTCTCGATGAAGGCTATGAAGTTAGGTGCCTCGTCCGGCCTAGACCTGCCCCTGCCGACTTCCTTCGCGATTGGGGCGCAATTGTTGTCAAT GCAGACCTTAGCAAACCAGAGACCATACCTGCAACATTGGTTGGTATTCATACAATAATTGATTGTGCCACAGGACGACCAGAAGAGCCCATTAGGAAG GTAGACTGGGAAGGAAAAGTTGCTCTTATACAATGTGCAAAAGCAATGGGAATCCAGAAgtatgttttcttttccatcCACAACTGTGACAAGCATCCTGAAGTTCCACTAATGGAGATAAAGTACTGCACTGAGAAGTTTCTTCAGGACTCAGGCCTAAATCACATCATAATCCGGTTATGTGGTTTCATGCAA GGCCTCATTGGGCAGTATGCGGTGCCTATACTAGAGGAGAAATCTGTATGGGGAACGGATGCTGCAACAAGAATTGCTTACATGGACACCCAG GATATAGCTCGCTTGACATTTATAGGTTTACGCAACGAGGAAATTAATGGGAAGCTTCTCACATTTGCTGGTCCTCGTGCATGGACAACCCAAGAG GTGATAACATTGTGCGAGAGGCTTGCGGGGCAAGATGCAAATGTTACTACTGTCCCAGTCTCTGTGTTGAGATTGACTCGCCAGGTGACTCGGTTTTTTGAGTGGACAAATGATGTTGCTGACAGATTGACATTTGCAGAG GTGCTCACAAGTGACATTGTTTTCTCTGCTCCAATGAATGAGACATACAAACTTCTTGGTGTGGATGTGAAAGATGTAGTTACCCTAGAGAAATATTTGCAAGATTATTTCACAAACATATTGAAGAAATTGAAAGATCTCAAAGCACAGTCAAAGCAAACTGACATCTACTTCTGA